A single genomic interval of Arachis duranensis cultivar V14167 chromosome 7, aradu.V14167.gnm2.J7QH, whole genome shotgun sequence harbors:
- the LOC107496064 gene encoding uncharacterized protein LOC107496064 isoform X1 → MMFTEGLDDTAIQWIKQGSQVEDSKPEPDAPARSPLSERRIVSERFPRSPVLNSPVLPPLKFHTALLTPRNVAFSVGDDTDESTVSLPYDADSSDEELSAPTNLDYLERPVSHYYDEDELFGCKLPKPQRSNGILKKGLANQNLTLQLPNTLGVQKKLTPGAGGVHLHKQVHLRSLNCLDDSVEFATPPSAPPIIDADFPLQLERFSKGSPMNEQNESWPSRESVGGRSECSIEQKPSNVKATTDFAQRLDRTITEDTERQTHHLAYYNTSSCNSQYAWQTLITYDACIRLCLQAWARGCTEAPEFLKDECLALRSAFGLHDFLLQPRGVKVKQTEGINARNSEQTFPLKMKKVVGKIRVEVRKLRIIPRRKLQITSSQRGSIYVQAGMEYVRHVSSFVKSGINSMKSASSSMGSEEPLSCLIQLQSTSEANEAESSSAIFLYPGTGDYHDFFPENQGDVLVVEVQDSKKAVHGQARIRISSLSDNPSDKIRWWPIYHDEQECVGKIQLSIGSTMTSDENNQIKSSTVVETQAYDLLLEGAMRAQHFHCRNLRLDGPWKWLLETFADYYGVSDSYAKLRYLLHVMNVATPTKDCLELVKELLEPLIKARSERRLTRQERSLLLDCETQIESLLATVFENYKSLDESSPAGLTQHFGPASCSAAPALYPAIQVYSSLHDILSLDAQTILRNYLQTAARKRCRKHMMETDEFVSSTTEGYLMDTITISTAYLKMKNLCVSIRNEIQADIEIHSQHTINGQHIFPSSIDLTNITAAVYSTELCNRLRTFLSAWPPSCPQAHVNELLTATADFERHLESWNISPVQGGVDSRNLFHNYIMVWIQDMQLSLLDCCKAEKVPWSGVITNHSTSPFAEQMYEKIKDNLILYEVVINRWPQYSLYLENAVANIERAIMKSLEKQYSDILTPLKDSIPKRLHLQVQKLARRQSTTVNLLPNQLGIFFNTIKRILDVLHCRVEDILKSWASCLPVMGDKKTLFGEQMNGITVLLRTKYKTYLQAIIGNLVNNLQANRSTRLKKILEETREADGEAEVRERMQLLNSQLIDFISNLHEVFTSQIFIAICRGLWDRMGQIVLKFLEGRKENRIWYNGSCYALGILDDTFASQMQRLRGNALHEKDIEPPRSVIEARSILCKDTTNATDPSTYFYI, encoded by the exons atgatGTTCACCGAAGGTCTGGACGACACCGCCATTCAATGGATCAAGCAG GGATCACAAGTGGAAGACTCTAAGCCTGAGCCCGATGCTCCCGCACGGTCTCCACTATCTGAGAGAAGAATTGTCAGTGAGAGATTCCCAAGATCTCCCGTTCTCAACTCTCCTGTTCTCCCTCCGCTCAAGTTCCATACTGCCTTGCTCACCCCTCGAAACGTTGCCTTTTCCGTCGGGGATGACACGGATGAAAGCACTGTTTCACTGCCCTACGATGCCGACTCTTCTGATGAAGAACTCTCTGCTCCAACCAACTTGGATTACTTGGAGAGGCCAGTCTCACACTACTACGATGAGGATGAACTCTTTGGATGTAAACTCCCGAAACCCCAACGCTCCAATGGCATCCTCAAGAAAGGTTTGGCCAATCAGAACCTGACACTTCAACTTCCCAATACTCTCGGTGTTCAGAAGAAGCTCACACCTGGTGCAGGAGGAGTTCACCTTCACAAGCAGGTTCACCTGCGCAGTCTCAATTGTCTTGATGATTCAGTTGAGTTTGCTACTCCTCCAAGTGCTCCTCCTATTATTGATGCTGATTTTCCACTTCAACTTGAGAGATTCTCCAAGGGCTCCCCAATGAATGAACAAAATGAGTCTTGGCCATCCAGAGAATCTGTGGGTGGGAGAAGTGAATGTTCAATTGAGCAAAAACCCAGCAATGTAAAAGCCACCACTGACTTTGCTCAAAG ACTAGACAGAACTATCACAGAGGACACTGAAAGACAGACTCATCACTTGGCATATTACAACACAAG CAGTTGCAATAGTCAATATGCCTGGCAAACCCTTATCACTTATGATGCCTGCATACGCTTGTGCCTGCAAGCATGGGCAAGAGGCTGCACTGAGGCACCAGAGTTTTTGAAAGATGAGTGCCTGGCTCTTCGAAGTGCCTTTGG ATTGCATGACTTCTTGTTGCAACCTCGAGGTGTAAAAGTAAAACAAACTGAAGGCATAAATGCAAGGAATTCAGAACAAACATTTCCCCTGAAGATGAAGAAGGTTGTAGGCAAAATAAGAGTGGAAG TGAGGAAACTTCGCATTATACCAAGACGCAAACTTCAAATCACTAGTTCACAGAGAGGTTCAATCTACGTACAAGCTGGGATGGAATACGTCCGGCATGTTTCATCATTCGTGAAAAGTGGCATAAATTCTATGAAGTCAGCCTCATCCTCAATGGGATCAGAAG AGCCACTATCTTGCTTAATCCAACTTCAGAGTACATCAGAAGCAAATGAAGCAGAGTCAAGTTCTGCAATTTTTCTATACCCTGGAACTGGAGACTACCATGATTT TTTCCCAGAGAACCAAGGGGATGTCCTAGTTGTTGAAGTCCAAGATTCAAAAAAGGCAGTCCATGGTCAAGCCAGAATCCGAATTTCATCCCTCAGTGATAATCCT AGTGACAAAATTCGGTGGTGGCCAATATATCATGATGAACAAGAATGTGTTGGCAAGATTCAGCTTTCCATTGGCAGCACAATGACAAGTGATGAAAACAATCAAATAAAG AGTTCAACTGTGGTGGAAACTCAAGCTTATGATTTATTGTTGGAGGGTGCTATGCGTGCACAGCATTTCCACTGCAGAAACTTGCGACTGGATGGGCcatggaagtggttgttagaGACATTTGCAGATTACTATGGAGTTTCTGACTCTTATGCCAAGTTGAG ATATCTATTACATGTAATGAATGTGGCAACTCCAACCAAGGACTGCCTGGAGCTTGTGAAAGAGTTGCTTGAGCCCTTAATAAAGGCCAGAAGTGAGAGGAGATTGACCAGGCAGGAG AGAAGCCTACTTTTGGACTGTGAAACTCAAATAGAAAGTCTTCTGGCTACAGTTTTCGAGAATTATAAATCACTTGATGAGAGCTCACCAGCAGGTTTAACTCAGCATTTTGGTCCAGCATCCTGTTCTGCAGCACCAGCTCTGTATCCTGCCATACAAGTCTACAGCAGTCTTCATGATATACTATCTCTAGATGCTCAAACTATTCTAAGAAACTATTTGCAG ACTGCTGCAAGAAAAAGGTGTAGAAAACACATGATGGAGACCGACGAGTTTGTGTCAAGCACCACTGAGGGTTACCTAATGGATACCATCACCATCTCAACTGCATACCTAAAGATGAAAAACCTTTGTGTTTCTATAAGAAATGAAATTCAAGCAGATATAGAGATCCACAGCCAGCATACGATCAACGGCCAGCATATATTTCCTAG TTCAATTGACCTGACAAACATCACAGCAGCCGTTTACAGCACTGAGCTGTGTAACAGGCTGAGAACTTTTCTTTCTGCATGGCCACCATCTTGTCCACAGGCGCATGTGAACGAGCTTCTAACTGCAACCGCTGACTTTGAACGGCACCTTGAGTCGTGGAATATAAG TCCTGTGCAGGGGGGTGTAGACTCCAGAAATTTGTTCCACAATTACATCATGGTGTGGATCCAGGATATGCAACTCAGTTTACTTGATTGTTGTAAAGCAGAAAAG GTGCCCTGGTCTGGAGTAATCACCAACCATTCAACATCCCCGTTTGCAGAGCAAATGTATGAGAAGATCAAAGACAACCTTATCCTGTATGAAGTGGTAATCAATAGATGGCCCCAATACTCACTTTAcctggaaaat GCTGTGGCAAATATAGAGAGAGCAATCATGAAATCCCTTGAGAAACAATACAGTGATATCTTAACCCCTTTGAAAGACAGCATACCGAAGAGGCTTCATTTGCAAGTCCAAAAGCTAGCAAGAAGACAATCAACTACTGTCAACTTGCTTCCTAATCAA ttGGGAATATTCTTTAACACCATCAAGAGGATTCTTGATGTCCTCCACTGTAGAGTGGAAGACATCCTAAAGTCATGGGCATCCTGTCTACCTGTCATGGGAGATAAGAAAACATTGTTTGGGGAGCAAATGAATGGAATAACCGTTCTCTTGAGAACCAAATACAAAACTTATTTGCAAGCAATAATAGGGAATCTCGTCAACAAT TTGCAAGCTAATCGGAGCACACGTCTGAAGAAGATTCTTGAGGAAACAAGAGAAGCAGATGGAGAGGCAGAAGTACGTGAAAGAATGCAACTGCTCAATTCACAACTCATTGACTTCATATCCAACCTGCATGAGGTCTTTACTAGCCAGATCTTTATAGCAATTTGCCGCGGATTATGGGATAGGATGGGACAG ATTGTTTTAAAGTTTCTGGAAGGAAGGAAGGAAAACAGGATATGGTACAATGGGTCTTGCTATGCTCTGGGG ATATTGGATGACACATTTGCTTCCCAGATGCAAAGACTGCGAGGAAATGCATTGCATGAGAAGGATATTGAGCCTCCTCGCTCAGTGATTGAAGCCCGCTCTATTCTTTGCAAAGACACAACAAATGCAACTGATCCATCTACTTACTTCTACATATGA
- the LOC107496064 gene encoding uncharacterized protein LOC107496064 isoform X2 — protein sequence MMFTEGLDDTAIQWIKQGSQVEDSKPEPDAPARSPLSERRIVSERFPRSPVLNSPVLPPLKFHTALLTPRNVAFSVGDDTDESTVSLPYDADSSDEELSAPTNLDYLERPVSHYYDEDELFGCKLPKPQRSNGILKKGLANQNLTLQLPNTLGVQKKLTPGAGGVHLHKQVHLRSLNCLDDSVEFATPPSAPPIIDADFPLQLERFSKGSPMNEQNESWPSRESVGGRSECSIEQKPSNVKATTDFAQRLDRTITEDTERQTHHLAYYNTSCNSQYAWQTLITYDACIRLCLQAWARGCTEAPEFLKDECLALRSAFGLHDFLLQPRGVKVKQTEGINARNSEQTFPLKMKKVVGKIRVEVRKLRIIPRRKLQITSSQRGSIYVQAGMEYVRHVSSFVKSGINSMKSASSSMGSEEPLSCLIQLQSTSEANEAESSSAIFLYPGTGDYHDFFPENQGDVLVVEVQDSKKAVHGQARIRISSLSDNPSDKIRWWPIYHDEQECVGKIQLSIGSTMTSDENNQIKSSTVVETQAYDLLLEGAMRAQHFHCRNLRLDGPWKWLLETFADYYGVSDSYAKLRYLLHVMNVATPTKDCLELVKELLEPLIKARSERRLTRQERSLLLDCETQIESLLATVFENYKSLDESSPAGLTQHFGPASCSAAPALYPAIQVYSSLHDILSLDAQTILRNYLQTAARKRCRKHMMETDEFVSSTTEGYLMDTITISTAYLKMKNLCVSIRNEIQADIEIHSQHTINGQHIFPSSIDLTNITAAVYSTELCNRLRTFLSAWPPSCPQAHVNELLTATADFERHLESWNISPVQGGVDSRNLFHNYIMVWIQDMQLSLLDCCKAEKVPWSGVITNHSTSPFAEQMYEKIKDNLILYEVVINRWPQYSLYLENAVANIERAIMKSLEKQYSDILTPLKDSIPKRLHLQVQKLARRQSTTVNLLPNQLGIFFNTIKRILDVLHCRVEDILKSWASCLPVMGDKKTLFGEQMNGITVLLRTKYKTYLQAIIGNLVNNLQANRSTRLKKILEETREADGEAEVRERMQLLNSQLIDFISNLHEVFTSQIFIAICRGLWDRMGQIVLKFLEGRKENRIWYNGSCYALGILDDTFASQMQRLRGNALHEKDIEPPRSVIEARSILCKDTTNATDPSTYFYI from the exons atgatGTTCACCGAAGGTCTGGACGACACCGCCATTCAATGGATCAAGCAG GGATCACAAGTGGAAGACTCTAAGCCTGAGCCCGATGCTCCCGCACGGTCTCCACTATCTGAGAGAAGAATTGTCAGTGAGAGATTCCCAAGATCTCCCGTTCTCAACTCTCCTGTTCTCCCTCCGCTCAAGTTCCATACTGCCTTGCTCACCCCTCGAAACGTTGCCTTTTCCGTCGGGGATGACACGGATGAAAGCACTGTTTCACTGCCCTACGATGCCGACTCTTCTGATGAAGAACTCTCTGCTCCAACCAACTTGGATTACTTGGAGAGGCCAGTCTCACACTACTACGATGAGGATGAACTCTTTGGATGTAAACTCCCGAAACCCCAACGCTCCAATGGCATCCTCAAGAAAGGTTTGGCCAATCAGAACCTGACACTTCAACTTCCCAATACTCTCGGTGTTCAGAAGAAGCTCACACCTGGTGCAGGAGGAGTTCACCTTCACAAGCAGGTTCACCTGCGCAGTCTCAATTGTCTTGATGATTCAGTTGAGTTTGCTACTCCTCCAAGTGCTCCTCCTATTATTGATGCTGATTTTCCACTTCAACTTGAGAGATTCTCCAAGGGCTCCCCAATGAATGAACAAAATGAGTCTTGGCCATCCAGAGAATCTGTGGGTGGGAGAAGTGAATGTTCAATTGAGCAAAAACCCAGCAATGTAAAAGCCACCACTGACTTTGCTCAAAG ACTAGACAGAACTATCACAGAGGACACTGAAAGACAGACTCATCACTTGGCATATTACAACACAAG TTGCAATAGTCAATATGCCTGGCAAACCCTTATCACTTATGATGCCTGCATACGCTTGTGCCTGCAAGCATGGGCAAGAGGCTGCACTGAGGCACCAGAGTTTTTGAAAGATGAGTGCCTGGCTCTTCGAAGTGCCTTTGG ATTGCATGACTTCTTGTTGCAACCTCGAGGTGTAAAAGTAAAACAAACTGAAGGCATAAATGCAAGGAATTCAGAACAAACATTTCCCCTGAAGATGAAGAAGGTTGTAGGCAAAATAAGAGTGGAAG TGAGGAAACTTCGCATTATACCAAGACGCAAACTTCAAATCACTAGTTCACAGAGAGGTTCAATCTACGTACAAGCTGGGATGGAATACGTCCGGCATGTTTCATCATTCGTGAAAAGTGGCATAAATTCTATGAAGTCAGCCTCATCCTCAATGGGATCAGAAG AGCCACTATCTTGCTTAATCCAACTTCAGAGTACATCAGAAGCAAATGAAGCAGAGTCAAGTTCTGCAATTTTTCTATACCCTGGAACTGGAGACTACCATGATTT TTTCCCAGAGAACCAAGGGGATGTCCTAGTTGTTGAAGTCCAAGATTCAAAAAAGGCAGTCCATGGTCAAGCCAGAATCCGAATTTCATCCCTCAGTGATAATCCT AGTGACAAAATTCGGTGGTGGCCAATATATCATGATGAACAAGAATGTGTTGGCAAGATTCAGCTTTCCATTGGCAGCACAATGACAAGTGATGAAAACAATCAAATAAAG AGTTCAACTGTGGTGGAAACTCAAGCTTATGATTTATTGTTGGAGGGTGCTATGCGTGCACAGCATTTCCACTGCAGAAACTTGCGACTGGATGGGCcatggaagtggttgttagaGACATTTGCAGATTACTATGGAGTTTCTGACTCTTATGCCAAGTTGAG ATATCTATTACATGTAATGAATGTGGCAACTCCAACCAAGGACTGCCTGGAGCTTGTGAAAGAGTTGCTTGAGCCCTTAATAAAGGCCAGAAGTGAGAGGAGATTGACCAGGCAGGAG AGAAGCCTACTTTTGGACTGTGAAACTCAAATAGAAAGTCTTCTGGCTACAGTTTTCGAGAATTATAAATCACTTGATGAGAGCTCACCAGCAGGTTTAACTCAGCATTTTGGTCCAGCATCCTGTTCTGCAGCACCAGCTCTGTATCCTGCCATACAAGTCTACAGCAGTCTTCATGATATACTATCTCTAGATGCTCAAACTATTCTAAGAAACTATTTGCAG ACTGCTGCAAGAAAAAGGTGTAGAAAACACATGATGGAGACCGACGAGTTTGTGTCAAGCACCACTGAGGGTTACCTAATGGATACCATCACCATCTCAACTGCATACCTAAAGATGAAAAACCTTTGTGTTTCTATAAGAAATGAAATTCAAGCAGATATAGAGATCCACAGCCAGCATACGATCAACGGCCAGCATATATTTCCTAG TTCAATTGACCTGACAAACATCACAGCAGCCGTTTACAGCACTGAGCTGTGTAACAGGCTGAGAACTTTTCTTTCTGCATGGCCACCATCTTGTCCACAGGCGCATGTGAACGAGCTTCTAACTGCAACCGCTGACTTTGAACGGCACCTTGAGTCGTGGAATATAAG TCCTGTGCAGGGGGGTGTAGACTCCAGAAATTTGTTCCACAATTACATCATGGTGTGGATCCAGGATATGCAACTCAGTTTACTTGATTGTTGTAAAGCAGAAAAG GTGCCCTGGTCTGGAGTAATCACCAACCATTCAACATCCCCGTTTGCAGAGCAAATGTATGAGAAGATCAAAGACAACCTTATCCTGTATGAAGTGGTAATCAATAGATGGCCCCAATACTCACTTTAcctggaaaat GCTGTGGCAAATATAGAGAGAGCAATCATGAAATCCCTTGAGAAACAATACAGTGATATCTTAACCCCTTTGAAAGACAGCATACCGAAGAGGCTTCATTTGCAAGTCCAAAAGCTAGCAAGAAGACAATCAACTACTGTCAACTTGCTTCCTAATCAA ttGGGAATATTCTTTAACACCATCAAGAGGATTCTTGATGTCCTCCACTGTAGAGTGGAAGACATCCTAAAGTCATGGGCATCCTGTCTACCTGTCATGGGAGATAAGAAAACATTGTTTGGGGAGCAAATGAATGGAATAACCGTTCTCTTGAGAACCAAATACAAAACTTATTTGCAAGCAATAATAGGGAATCTCGTCAACAAT TTGCAAGCTAATCGGAGCACACGTCTGAAGAAGATTCTTGAGGAAACAAGAGAAGCAGATGGAGAGGCAGAAGTACGTGAAAGAATGCAACTGCTCAATTCACAACTCATTGACTTCATATCCAACCTGCATGAGGTCTTTACTAGCCAGATCTTTATAGCAATTTGCCGCGGATTATGGGATAGGATGGGACAG ATTGTTTTAAAGTTTCTGGAAGGAAGGAAGGAAAACAGGATATGGTACAATGGGTCTTGCTATGCTCTGGGG ATATTGGATGACACATTTGCTTCCCAGATGCAAAGACTGCGAGGAAATGCATTGCATGAGAAGGATATTGAGCCTCCTCGCTCAGTGATTGAAGCCCGCTCTATTCTTTGCAAAGACACAACAAATGCAACTGATCCATCTACTTACTTCTACATATGA